Proteins found in one Synechococcus sp. LA31 genomic segment:
- a CDS encoding alpha/beta hydrolase, with protein sequence MRVVLRSLLAGLLWLAPARAAEQLEVQLDGLKLPIDLVALEAWSRAPSSAQGDLRAWLDLLDANGQEQLRRILRAPLVQDRSFAQQFLASWAGQRVLAELDQLITTEQGSAGPVLYQTLQQLLAWQPQVTTIELLRAVPSQRLVLHLEGGLQLAGRWQRQIVDQRDALRALQQLKLRRVSESAMALQPAGQPAEVFQLSVPHRRQPLELQLWRGRSRGWVLLTPGLGGSAEQLEWLASGLHQRGWSVLLLDHPGSDEQAVRELLEGRRPPPGAETLSERVRDLQAVVAAVHTGELPRLGERVVLMGHSLGGFTSLLAAGLRPEPGLARRCDRALDGIPLTNLSRLLQCQLLDVPLPPPQPLAQPLQAVVSLNGFGSLIWPHRGLRALPAPVLLVGGSLDLITPPLSEQLQLFLRDGSPQSRLVLLEGGSHFSPVRIDSSEQALFQLGEEFVGVEPQRVQSLTLSLTAEFLGSLPRGVAPQRRQLGGVTAYVLNRRQAETWREVILP encoded by the coding sequence ATGCGTGTAGTGCTGCGCAGTCTGCTGGCTGGCCTGCTCTGGTTGGCTCCAGCGCGGGCCGCAGAGCAGCTGGAGGTGCAGCTCGATGGCCTGAAGCTTCCGATTGATTTGGTGGCATTGGAGGCCTGGAGCCGCGCACCGAGTAGTGCCCAGGGCGACCTGCGCGCTTGGTTGGATCTGCTCGATGCCAACGGCCAGGAGCAACTGCGGCGCATCCTGCGGGCCCCCCTGGTGCAAGACCGCTCCTTCGCTCAGCAGTTCCTCGCCAGCTGGGCCGGTCAGCGGGTGTTGGCCGAGCTGGATCAGTTGATCACCACCGAGCAGGGCAGTGCGGGGCCAGTGCTCTACCAAACCTTGCAGCAGCTGCTGGCCTGGCAGCCGCAGGTCACCACTATCGAGCTGCTGCGGGCCGTGCCGAGCCAGCGGCTGGTGCTTCATCTCGAGGGCGGCCTGCAGCTGGCGGGTCGCTGGCAGCGGCAGATCGTGGATCAACGCGATGCCCTGCGCGCCCTGCAGCAGCTGAAGCTGCGGCGGGTGTCTGAATCCGCGATGGCGTTGCAGCCAGCCGGTCAGCCCGCTGAGGTTTTTCAGCTTTCCGTGCCCCATCGCCGCCAGCCCCTCGAGCTGCAGCTCTGGCGAGGCCGTTCAAGGGGCTGGGTGTTGCTCACCCCGGGCTTGGGTGGCAGTGCCGAGCAGCTCGAATGGTTGGCGTCAGGCCTACACCAGCGTGGCTGGTCGGTGTTGCTGCTGGATCACCCTGGCAGTGATGAGCAGGCGGTGCGTGAGCTGCTCGAAGGGCGGCGGCCTCCGCCGGGCGCGGAAACCCTCAGCGAGCGGGTGCGGGATCTGCAGGCCGTGGTGGCCGCCGTGCACACCGGCGAGCTACCTCGCTTGGGTGAGCGGGTGGTGTTGATGGGCCATTCGCTCGGTGGCTTCACCAGCCTTCTGGCGGCGGGACTACGGCCTGAACCAGGCCTGGCCCGTCGCTGCGATCGAGCCCTAGATGGCATCCCGCTCACCAACCTCTCGCGGCTGCTGCAATGTCAGCTGCTGGATGTGCCCCTGCCGCCGCCCCAGCCCTTGGCGCAGCCGCTGCAGGCCGTGGTGAGCCTCAACGGGTTCGGCAGCTTGATCTGGCCCCATCGCGGCCTGCGCGCCCTGCCCGCGCCGGTGCTGCTGGTGGGCGGCAGCCTGGATCTGATCACGCCGCCGCTGTCTGAGCAGCTGCAGCTGTTTTTGCGCGATGGCTCCCCCCAGAGCCGCTTGGTGCTGCTCGAGGGGGGCAGCCACTTCTCGCCAGTGCGGATCGATTCCAGTGAGCAGGCGCTGTTTCAACTCGGCGAAGAGTTTGTGGGGGTGGAGCCGCAGCGGGTGCAGAGCCTCACCCTCAGCCTCACCGCCGAGTTCCTTGGCAGCCTTCCCCGTGGCGTCGCGCCCCAGCGGCGTCAGCTCGGCGGTGTGACCGCCTACGTGCTGAACCGCCGTCAGGCGGAAACCTGGCGGGAGGTGATCCTCCCTTAA
- a CDS encoding MFS transporter, whose translation MARAQTLSTGRQWWHQFPPALRELASVRLVASFGAGGVLYLTPMVFHQADFSPAQVGSGLALAALAGTIGRFASGWLLDLGLSCGVPVLLAGLCGFLGDALLLGAHEQQGYIAGQLLMGMAGGLYWPAVELAVPLCSPPIPSARGYALSRTADAAGIAGGTLAGALLAQLGLLRGLYWVDMAAIVALAALLLWRPLPKAVPARAAGVEPMPLGRWLPALLPMLLLSVVATAIPPLMQSALPLDLVRGGLERDAQPEAISALLIGIPLVLLLLIQWPVGQALARRSVAVGLRLSLLCFSGGTALMALSALSEGGLGLVVLALVLLAFGQAAFLPTATEAVVELSPKGHGGLAMALFSQCFALSAFGAPLIAGLLLDHQGHGLVLWLLVALVCTLSLLLIGPIQRRADAKG comes from the coding sequence TTGGCACGAGCACAGACGCTCTCAACAGGCCGGCAGTGGTGGCACCAGTTTCCCCCGGCGTTGCGGGAGCTGGCCAGTGTGCGCTTGGTGGCGAGCTTCGGGGCAGGAGGCGTGCTCTATCTCACGCCCATGGTGTTCCACCAAGCGGATTTCTCGCCCGCCCAGGTGGGCAGTGGGCTGGCCCTGGCGGCCCTGGCTGGCACCATCGGCCGCTTCGCCAGCGGCTGGCTCCTGGATCTGGGCCTGAGCTGCGGCGTGCCGGTGCTGCTGGCAGGGTTGTGCGGCTTTCTCGGCGATGCCCTGCTGCTCGGGGCCCACGAGCAGCAGGGCTACATCGCTGGCCAATTGCTGATGGGGATGGCCGGGGGGCTCTACTGGCCTGCCGTGGAACTAGCGGTGCCGTTGTGCTCCCCGCCCATCCCCTCCGCAAGGGGCTATGCGCTCTCACGCACCGCTGATGCCGCTGGGATCGCCGGCGGCACCCTCGCCGGGGCACTGTTAGCCCAGCTGGGTCTGCTCCGGGGGTTGTACTGGGTGGATATGGCCGCGATCGTGGCGTTGGCCGCGTTGCTTCTCTGGCGCCCCCTGCCCAAGGCTGTACCGGCCAGAGCTGCTGGTGTGGAACCTATGCCGCTCGGGCGCTGGCTACCGGCACTACTGCCGATGTTGCTGCTCTCGGTGGTAGCCACGGCGATCCCCCCCCTGATGCAAAGCGCCCTACCCCTGGATCTGGTGCGAGGCGGCTTGGAGCGCGATGCCCAGCCAGAGGCGATCAGCGCCCTGCTGATCGGCATTCCCCTGGTGCTGCTGCTGCTGATTCAATGGCCCGTAGGTCAGGCCCTGGCGCGCCGATCGGTGGCTGTGGGCTTAAGGCTGAGCCTGCTCTGCTTCAGCGGTGGCACGGCGCTGATGGCCCTCTCGGCCTTGAGCGAGGGAGGCCTGGGCCTGGTGGTGCTGGCTCTAGTGCTGTTGGCTTTTGGACAGGCGGCTTTCCTACCCACGGCGACTGAGGCGGTGGTGGAGCTGAGCCCGAAGGGGCATGGGGGCCTGGCCATGGCGCTGTTCTCCCAATGCTTTGCCCTGAGCGCCTTCGGGGCACCGCTGATCGCCGGATTGTTGCTCGATCACCAGGGCCACGGCCTGGTGCTCTGGCTGCTGGTGGCGCTGGTGTGCACGCTGAGCCTGCTGCTGATCGGCCCGATCCAGCGGCGCGCGGATGCAAAGGGCTGA
- a CDS encoding cation diffusion facilitator family transporter — MALHEPGRRHAQQHIGRAGLASAFRWSVLLNSTLSVAQLVIGIGFGSLALIGDAIHNLGDVAGLTLGWGAERLSTRAPSERFTYGFGRSTQLAALINGVLVAMASAVVVVEAIQRLTDPQPLVSGPVAWAAAAGIAVNLGSASLFGIGEHGGHKHDLNRRAAVMHLLSDALVSLAVLFSALLVGFTGWHWLDPLTAVGVGLAVGYTGVVLIRDALVVLLDGIPGHIQPELVHDTLLALPGVVNVHHVHIWSLSTSQVALTAHICRRESELDDMQLLHHAKAALAGIGVGHSTLQLEPA; from the coding sequence ATGGCTCTGCACGAACCGGGTCGCCGCCATGCCCAGCAACACATCGGCCGGGCTGGCCTGGCATCAGCCTTTCGCTGGAGCGTGCTGCTCAACAGCACCCTCTCGGTGGCACAGCTGGTGATCGGCATCGGCTTCGGCTCGCTGGCCCTGATCGGTGATGCCATCCACAACCTCGGCGATGTGGCGGGGCTCACGCTGGGTTGGGGTGCTGAACGCTTGAGCACGCGGGCCCCAAGCGAGCGTTTCACCTACGGCTTCGGGCGCAGCACCCAGCTGGCAGCGCTGATCAACGGCGTGCTGGTGGCCATGGCCTCCGCTGTGGTGGTGGTGGAAGCGATCCAACGGCTCACAGATCCCCAGCCCCTGGTGAGCGGCCCCGTGGCGTGGGCCGCCGCGGCCGGCATCGCGGTGAATCTTGGATCCGCCAGCTTGTTCGGCATTGGCGAGCATGGCGGCCACAAACACGACCTCAACCGGCGCGCGGCTGTGATGCACCTCCTTAGCGATGCCCTGGTGTCGCTGGCGGTGCTGTTCAGCGCCCTGCTGGTGGGCTTCACTGGCTGGCATTGGCTCGATCCGCTCACGGCCGTCGGCGTGGGCCTGGCGGTGGGCTACACCGGCGTGGTGCTGATCCGCGATGCATTGGTGGTGCTGCTCGATGGGATCCCCGGCCACATCCAACCTGAGCTGGTGCACGACACCTTGCTGGCGCTGCCGGGGGTGGTGAACGTGCACCACGTGCATATTTGGAGCCTCAGCACCTCCCAGGTAGCCCTCACGGCACACATCTGCCGCCGCGAGAGCGAGCTAGACGACATGCAATTGCTGCATCACGCCAAAGCGGCCCTCGCCGGCATTGGCGTAGGGCACAGCACCCTGCAGCTGGAGCCGGCCTGA
- the ychF gene encoding redox-regulated ATPase YchF, which translates to MLKAGIVGLPNVGKSTLFNALVANAQAEAANYPFCTIEPNSGVVSVPDPRLQQLSDLSKSKELIPTRVEFVDIAGLVKGASQGEGLGNKFLANIREVDAIVHVVRCFENDDVIHVSGSVGPARDAEVINLELGLADLSQVEKRRERLKKQVRTSKEAQVEDAALERIQAVLEQGGAARTIELNDEEAAMVKPLGLLTAKPIIYATNVSEDDLASGNAYCEDVAALAEQEGAGTVRISAQVEAELIELPEEDRAEFLAGLGVEEGGLQGLIRATYALLGLRTYFTTGEKETRAWTIKAGMTAPQAAGVIHTDFERGFIRAQTIGYKQLLEAGSLAEARNKGWLRAEGKDYVVEEGDVMEFLFNV; encoded by the coding sequence ATGCTTAAAGCCGGAATCGTGGGCCTGCCCAATGTGGGCAAATCCACCCTCTTCAACGCCCTGGTGGCCAACGCCCAAGCGGAGGCGGCCAACTACCCCTTCTGCACGATCGAGCCCAATTCGGGCGTGGTGTCGGTGCCCGATCCGCGGTTGCAGCAGCTCTCGGATCTGAGCAAGAGCAAGGAGCTGATCCCCACGCGGGTGGAGTTTGTGGATATTGCCGGCCTGGTGAAGGGCGCCAGCCAGGGCGAGGGCCTGGGTAACAAGTTTTTGGCCAACATCCGCGAGGTCGACGCCATCGTGCACGTGGTGCGCTGCTTCGAGAACGACGACGTGATCCACGTGTCGGGCTCGGTGGGCCCTGCCCGCGATGCTGAGGTGATCAACCTTGAGTTGGGCTTGGCGGATCTGAGCCAAGTGGAAAAGCGGCGCGAACGCCTCAAGAAGCAGGTGCGCACCAGCAAGGAGGCCCAGGTGGAGGATGCGGCGCTCGAGCGCATCCAAGCCGTGCTGGAGCAGGGCGGCGCCGCCCGCACCATCGAGCTCAACGACGAAGAAGCGGCGATGGTGAAGCCGCTGGGCCTGCTGACCGCCAAGCCGATCATTTACGCCACCAACGTGAGCGAAGACGACCTGGCCTCAGGTAACGCCTACTGCGAAGACGTCGCAGCCCTGGCTGAGCAGGAAGGAGCGGGCACGGTGCGCATTAGCGCCCAGGTGGAGGCTGAACTGATCGAACTCCCCGAGGAAGACCGCGCTGAATTTTTGGCGGGCCTCGGTGTGGAAGAAGGTGGCCTGCAGGGCTTAATCCGAGCCACCTACGCGCTGCTGGGCCTGCGCACCTACTTCACCACCGGTGAGAAGGAAACCCGCGCCTGGACGATCAAGGCCGGCATGACCGCTCCCCAGGCCGCAGGTGTGATCCACACCGATTTCGAGCGCGGCTTCATCCGCGCCCAGACCATCGGCTACAAGCAGCTGCTGGAAGCCGGTTCGCTGGCGGAGGCCCGCAACAAAGGCTGGCTCCGCGCCGAGGGTAAGGACTATGTGGTGGAGGAAGGCGACGTGATGGAGTTTCTGTTCAACGTTTAA
- a CDS encoding efflux RND transporter periplasmic adaptor subunit — MLQPPPQRQGDAALGDRGRRLPRALRGGPDWLRRKRLWAGLLAGALVIGGGGVLVSQRRSSQQQRNLESFTVLARQGTLPGVITASGELEAFRKVNVSPKRQGVLEKLYVEEGDSVRANQPLALMDSGDLDDRLDELRAQLRSAKAQLNRSQSELQRREALIRQGGISVDDYNSAKSTYEVDRAAVEAAQQRLEARLKERSDLTVRAPFTGVVTARFADPGAFVTPTTSASASAGASSSSIVELAQGLEAVAKVPESDIGRIQLGQSAAVRVDAFPDRRFPAQVRQIAPRAEKLNNVTSFEVKLQLIDPPPELRIGMTADIDFNTGTLASRTVIPTVAVVTEQGKPGVLLVGPGNQPTFQAVTLGASSGKDTQILEGLTPGTRVFIDLPPWAKKRGD, encoded by the coding sequence ATGCTTCAGCCCCCCCCGCAGCGCCAGGGCGATGCAGCGCTTGGCGATCGCGGCCGGCGTCTGCCCCGAGCTCTCAGGGGCGGGCCCGACTGGCTGCGCCGCAAGCGCCTCTGGGCTGGCCTGCTGGCCGGAGCCCTGGTGATCGGCGGTGGCGGAGTGCTGGTGAGCCAGCGCCGCAGCAGCCAGCAACAACGCAACCTCGAGAGCTTCACGGTGCTGGCGCGCCAAGGCACCTTGCCGGGGGTGATCACCGCCAGCGGTGAGCTAGAGGCGTTCCGCAAGGTGAACGTGAGCCCGAAGCGCCAGGGGGTGCTGGAGAAGCTCTATGTGGAAGAGGGCGACAGTGTGCGTGCCAATCAGCCGCTAGCGCTGATGGACAGCGGTGACCTCGACGACCGCCTCGATGAGCTGCGCGCCCAGCTGCGCTCCGCCAAGGCCCAGCTCAACCGCAGCCAGAGCGAGCTGCAACGCCGCGAAGCCCTGATCCGCCAGGGCGGCATCAGCGTTGATGACTACAACAGCGCCAAATCGACTTACGAGGTCGACAGAGCCGCTGTGGAAGCTGCCCAGCAGCGCTTAGAGGCAAGGCTGAAAGAGCGGAGCGACCTGACGGTGCGTGCGCCCTTTACGGGTGTTGTGACGGCTCGCTTCGCCGACCCCGGCGCCTTCGTGACACCCACCACCTCGGCGTCGGCATCAGCCGGTGCCAGCAGCTCCTCGATCGTGGAGCTGGCTCAAGGCCTGGAGGCAGTGGCGAAGGTGCCCGAAAGCGACATCGGCCGGATCCAGCTCGGCCAGAGCGCTGCGGTGCGGGTAGATGCCTTCCCCGATCGCCGCTTCCCGGCCCAGGTTCGTCAGATCGCACCCCGCGCCGAGAAGCTCAACAACGTGACCTCCTTTGAAGTGAAGCTGCAGCTGATTGACCCGCCGCCCGAGCTGCGGATTGGCATGACCGCCGACATCGACTTCAACACCGGCACGTTGGCCTCCCGCACCGTCATTCCCACCGTGGCGGTGGTGACCGAACAAGGCAAACCAGGGGTACTGCTGGTGGGTCCCGGCAATCAGCCCACCTTCCAGGCCGTCACCCTGGGTGCCAGCAGCGGCAAGGACACGCAGATCCTCGAGGGTCTAACCCCCGGCACCCGCGTGTTCATCGACCTGCCGCCGTGGGCTAAGAAGCGGGGCGACTAA
- the wecB gene encoding non-hydrolyzing UDP-N-acetylglucosamine 2-epimerase — MSTPHNVCIVLGTRPEAIKLAPVIQAFQAAPDVRTRVVLTGQHREMVAQVMELFGLQADHDLALMAPKQTLTHITCGALQGLQAEFEAHKPDLVLVQGDTTTAFASALAAFYAQVPVGHVEAGLRTDNLMDPYPEEANRRLISQLAQLHFAPTEVSAANCRASGVVGEVCITGNTVIDALLLMAEKAPPFVLPGLDFEQQRVILATVHRRENWGERLKEIGQGFLQVLERFPDTALLLPLHRNPTVREPLQALLGDHPRAFLTEPLDYDQLVAAMRGCTLLLSDSGGLQEEAPALGKPVLVLRRTTERPEAVNAGTAKLIGTASADILRETSLLLADGAAYEAMARAHNPFGDGKASQRILEVSRSFLSRPAS; from the coding sequence GTGAGCACCCCCCACAACGTCTGCATCGTGCTGGGCACGCGCCCGGAGGCCATCAAGCTGGCGCCGGTGATTCAGGCGTTTCAGGCCGCCCCTGATGTCCGCACGCGGGTGGTGCTCACCGGTCAGCACCGCGAGATGGTGGCCCAGGTGATGGAGCTGTTTGGCCTGCAGGCCGATCACGATCTGGCCCTGATGGCCCCCAAGCAAACCCTCACCCACATCACCTGTGGTGCGCTGCAGGGTCTGCAGGCCGAGTTTGAGGCGCACAAGCCCGATCTGGTGTTGGTGCAGGGCGACACCACCACCGCCTTCGCTTCGGCCCTGGCGGCTTTCTACGCCCAGGTGCCCGTGGGGCATGTGGAGGCGGGCTTGCGCACCGACAACCTCATGGACCCCTACCCGGAGGAAGCCAATCGCCGCTTGATCTCTCAATTGGCTCAGCTGCACTTCGCTCCCACCGAGGTGTCGGCCGCCAACTGCCGTGCTTCCGGTGTCGTGGGTGAGGTGTGCATCACCGGCAATACCGTGATCGATGCCTTGCTGCTGATGGCTGAGAAGGCCCCACCGTTTGTGCTGCCGGGTCTCGATTTCGAGCAGCAGCGCGTGATCCTGGCCACAGTGCATCGGCGCGAAAACTGGGGTGAACGGCTCAAGGAGATCGGCCAGGGCTTCCTTCAGGTGCTCGAGCGCTTCCCGGATACGGCCCTGCTGCTGCCATTGCACCGCAATCCCACCGTGCGCGAACCATTGCAGGCCCTGCTGGGCGATCACCCCCGCGCCTTCCTCACCGAACCGCTCGACTACGACCAGCTGGTGGCGGCCATGCGTGGTTGCACCTTGCTGTTGAGTGATTCCGGGGGCCTGCAGGAGGAAGCGCCTGCCTTGGGGAAGCCGGTGCTGGTGCTGCGCCGCACCACCGAGCGTCCGGAAGCTGTGAATGCCGGTACCGCCAAGCTGATCGGCACCGCCAGCGCCGACATCCTGCGGGAAACCTCTCTCTTGCTTGCCGATGGGGCGGCCTATGAGGCCATGGCTCGGGCCCACAACCCCTTTGGCGATGGCAAAGCAAGCCAGCGCATTTTGGAGGTGAGCCGCAGCTTCCTTAGTCGCCCCGCTTCTTAG